GTTAGCGTGcgtctctgaaatgttgcaTTAACACAAATCtccgaaatgtctctttaaaGTCAGTAGAATCAgtcacagcaaactacaagttaaaactaTGCACAAATAGTAGTTCTAGAtaggatgtctgtctgtccatctgtctgatTTCTCTCAGATAAAGGTTTCCATCACACCAATAAAATCcaaaaacaaatacagaatacagagtatgtgtgtctgtctgtctatctgtccactAGTCTGTCTTTGGTCATCTATCTGATAATCACTcgctctgtctatctgtgtgcaACAATcagtctatgtctgtctgtctgtctgtctgtctgtctgtctgtctgtctgtctatttgctggtcagtctgtctgcttgtctgtctgtctgtctgtctgtctgtctatttgctggtcagtctgtctgcttgtctgtctgtctgtctgtctgtctgtctgcatcaCCTTTTGTATCTTCAGCTTCATCAGCTTTTGGCTTTTTCGGAGCAGGTGCTACAACAGAAAACTAGAAACAAATTTCTACGAACTCAATCCAAACATCACTCACAATCCCTCTTCTCTTCACTCTCCTTCGATTCCTTCTCTGCTGTGGTGTCTGCACTACATAACAACACACTCCACATCAAACGTCAATATCGTGACTCATTTGTATGTGCAAGCAAAGTACAAgcatttttaaaaataaagaaaGAGAGATAAACCATAACATCAGTCCACCAATAGACACCCTACATGACAGCCTCCTACTCACTCAAAATTACGACAGCTGtcctattaatatcaatgcatATACACTAATTATGTGATTTAGGTACAAgtgtttactgttgttgttgagatGTGTGAACAGACCTTGATTTTTCTTcctctttcttgtctttgctCTTTCCCTCTCCTTCCTCTTCTTCCTGCTCTtcgtcgtcatcgtcatcatcatcgtcgtcgtcgtcatcatcatcgcCATCGTTCTTGAGATTTCCACCAAACAAAGCTACatcacacaaagacacaattACAGTGTAAGACATCAATTATCAAATCCTTGACATCCTAGGATGTTTGTCATCGGGTTACCACTCTGCATAAACAAGTATCACCCAGCATGCAAGGGTATCACAACCTCCATAATGCAACACTCCGCAATAAGCCACAATATTAacgacattaattaataattaattagttttgtaattaattaattttgggTCATTGTTATCAACCCACTTGTTTAGAATGAGTTTATTTCCTAGCCCAAACACTTACAACTCAAAGataaataaaaacacaatCAAACATGTCACTCCAGTTACAAACGCAATCACAAAACAAACTCACAAAAACAAACCACGCCCACCAGACCCGCCCACTTTCTACCAGTCGACCCCGAAAACAGTTTTATCGACGTCACCTGAACCGTCGGCTCCCGAAATCGGAATTATCGATCCGCCTTCGCCCAGCATCACGCCAGATATGCCCATAGCGGCGAGATTCGGATCGTTCGACTCCGCCAGCTGTCGCAGCCGCTCGGCGGCCTCGGCCGGTAGTTTGATCTGCACTCGAACGCCCTTTTGCTGCTGCCCGTCACCTGAACACATCAGAACGTCAAAATTGCTACAAATGTCGCAGTTACAATGTGGCATTTTTGTCGCGTATCGTAGCAACTAGGCCTCATGAGCGAGTCGGCGTCGTGACAGGTTACCATGCGACGAGTTTGTGACTGAAATCGTGAGATTGACTGGCGGACCGACGCTTGCGGACGAGCGAGCGACAGGAAATCGGATTTCGATTACGTACGACGCGAAGCACGATTCGATTCGTCGCGAGCTCGTCGATTTCCCACTCACCTGACATCGCGTTTCCACGTATTAGCTACAACGTATCGAACGACGAACGAATAAAAATTCTAGCCACGCGGTCGGGTTCCCGGATAATTGACAGATCGGGTATCTGACAGATTCCGATTAGACGGACAGAAAATTGATGTCGAGAAAGTGTAGTGATTAGATAATAGAGGTATTAGACAGGGCCAAAGGTCGTTTCGAGAACGAAATCTCGGTCACTCCCACTTCATCGTCCAGAATTCGGAATGCGAATCGGATATGCGATAATCATATGTTGTCATCAAAAACGCACATCGACGCGCTACGATTCAATCCGCGTTGTTGTCCCCGTCGTTTGTGCATCGAATCTGATCGAGCGACCTATCGGATAGTCATCTCGCTGACTGTTGACAACAGCAGTGGAGTTCTGCTTCCTGCTTCTGTACACGCCTCTGAGACGCTGAGGTACGTCCCACTGCACCTGCAACGTGATCACCAGACCACGTCGTCAAAGCAGCGAAAGAATCCAGTTGCCACTCATCTGTTTCTGTCAGTTTTTTGACTCGAGTAAGGAGTCAGTGTGTTAGGAACGTTGCAGTGTGCTAGTTTCTTTTGTCTATTATTAGACACGAAACGATAGAGTGACACTACAGACTGAGGAATTGATAACATGGATGACTCTTTGTCTGCCATCGCTAaagcaatagacaaacacatcgACGGCAAGGCGAATAAACGGCTCGTCTTCGACGTCTTTCGCTGCGACCGACATCCGAACGATGAGACGACCTACAGAGTGCAGAATGCCATACTGTCGGCACTGCTCGCACTCGACACTGCCGAGGATGTGTTGTCGTTCAAAGGGGCGTCGTCGCTCGACTCGCCAGGCGACGACAGACTGACAGCGATGAGAAGACGGAGACAGAGGGAAGAGATGATGaggagacagagagacagggaGGATGAAGAGAACGgcagagatgcatctttgttTACTGACCGATACGTTGAGTATCCGTCAGCGAGATTTTCGTCTTCTACCGCGGCTCGTGCGTATTTTGGCTGTCGTCACCCGGTGAGCGAATTTCTGTTTGACAGAGAGTTGGACTGTGATCCACCCGGCGGAGGTGACAGACCGACGCGCAAGCGGAAACTCTCACGCCGCATGATCGAGGCGTACGAAGATACACACGGCGCAGACTCGAAACGCAACCCCGCGCGGTGCGAAACTCACCCCGACTCGTCGCATCGACGCAACAGATTCGACGATGAGGAAGACGACGAGACGTATCAACCGActagtagcactaggagacaGAGTTTAGGCGAGTTTACGTGTAGTTGGTGCGACGAGCAATCGAAAAGTTTCAGCACCGCTTCCGCCTTGTTCATGCACATCAAGTACAAACACCCGAAAGTGCGCCTGCCGTTGTATCAGTGCAAATTTTGTCCGGCGAATTTCAATTTTCAGTTTTGTATCGAGCGACACGTGCAGATGAAACACGCGCACGTTGAAACGGTCGGCAGCGCGTATCGAGTCACGCCGGGCACTGATGGCGGGGATTCTAAAACGGGCGCGGGAAATGGCGGGAAGTCTACGCCCAACCGGCGCGCGTCGCTGACCAAATCGAAGGAGCAACAGGATGATCCGGATTATCAAGAGGAGGAGACGGGTGATACGAAAAACGAAACTGAAACGGCAAAAATCAAAAGTTCAGGTGGTAAATGTCCCAAATGCGATAAGTCGTTTCACAGCATCAAGTATCTCGAAGAGCACATGGCAGTCATGCATTCTCTTCGTCCGCCAAAATATAAGTGCCCTGTCTGCTCAAAAGCGTTTACTTGGGTTTCCAACATGCGTCAGCATCTCCGTACGATGCATCAAGGAGCCAAGAGAAAGAGGGGAACGAGCAGCACGCCAGAGAAGAAAGCGAGCAAGGATGGCGATGAGACACCAGTTGTGCCTGGTCATGATGCCACTCCAGATTTGTCTGATCAGTCGGATGATGTAACATCGTTTGATTCAAATCAGAATCCGGCGTACAAGGCATCGATGATCGATGATGACGATCCATCTTATGATGATAAGACTGAGAGAGGAGGCTATGCATGCAAAGTATGTAGCAAAGTTTTTGGAACTTTAAGTGGCCGATGGCGTCACATGCACAATAAACACAATGCTCCCAAGATGAGACCGGTGACCAAGGACGAAGAAGTTTACTACACAACTGCTGATATGGACATCAAGAAGGGCATGATGGTCAATGGCAAAATGAAGCTCAAGAAAATGAGAAAGCGAATGGAAAGGGAGAGCGACAAGAAGGACAAGCAAATGATCAGCGATCGCTTCAATTACCGATGCACTCTTTGCGGAGAAAAATTTCCATATCCGATATCACTCTTCAATCACATGAAACACGTCCACAATAGCACGAGTGCAGGAATTGTTGGCACACCGAAGGACGGATCAAATCGAGCCAAGAAAAACCTACCCTCTGCACCCGATGGAGAAATGCCACCGCCGCTGCTACCTCATGAAGTCATCGTTGGAGACACCATCAGCAGCAATCATATTAACGAAAACGAGGAAATAGAGAAAAGTGGCAGCAACAGCGTGCTCCTTCCCACAGTTTCAGATCAAACAAAAGACttagaggttgacaagacaagaGATGAGATTAAGAAAGCGACAGAGTCGGACAGCATCAGTGGAAGTGACCAGAATACTAACGATATCCTGACTGATAATCCAGCCCTGCTTGACTATCAGGAAGAACAATACGAGGATGAAGACAGAGCAGACACAAAAGACTCGTTTGATTCACAGATGAACAATGAAAACGACCTTGACaaggacgacgacgacgatggAGACGACATTCCTGCAGACAGTGATCACATCGAGGAGTTCCCCAGCagtggcagcagcagcactaACCCTCTCGCAACAGATGAGACAGAATCGAGTGACTCAGACGACCTCGATCCAAACATGCCACAGTTAATGTGCAACGACGACGAAATGCAATACGACTTTGACAGTCCACCGATGCTCGACGATTCAACAACTCAAGCCATGAAAACCATTTCGGACAGCGGCGGCATAGACGAGGACATGGATGACGACTTGATGAACAACGAAAAGCAGAACAAGAGTTTAAACCCACGACGACCGATGGGAACCGGCGACAAAACATGTGGAACATGTGGCAGGAGCTACCACTGGGCGGCCGGATTGTGGAGACACCAAAAGACTACAGGACATACAGGCACTCTATAGTACATAACACTTTCACTTCACACGTTCTTATATGGAAATCCATTTGCCTGCTTATGCATGGATATTCCTTTTTCGGGGATTTCCAGTTGACTGGGATTGCCAGTACTCACGAGGTTGTTAGTCAGTTGATGTGACTAGTATGTACTACTGTACTATTGTATATTGTACTACCCTATCTGACTGACTAATGTCAGCTATCTGCATGGTTTATTAACACAATAATACGTAAGACGTTGTGTGGCACATACCACCTGTCACCATCCCATACCACAACAGTAAAAGGATTATGAGAAACAGATTCCTACATCCTGGAGTTACAACAACAAGAGGATGTAAATAAGGCAAAGGGCTTCACACCAGACCCCCAAGTCTCAAGCCAATATTTCCACTGGTTAATGTCAGGAACCAGAGATGCAACagaacatgcatgcacaagcaTCCATTCCTACTGTTACCCGAAACCATCgcacattgtgtgtgtgtgtgtgtatctataGGCCAGTATGTAGGCTGGATGTTTTATACATGCACTATTTGCATGTCATATTATGTGTTCCAGTTCTCTCTTTCCCAAGTCTTCATTCCACATCCTATCACCAGGAACTATACTAATAATGGATTCTTGGTATATCCCAATGCAATAGACAACGCATTCATTGTGTTACAGAGTGACACATGTAACAACAGGATATGATTGCTGCAGCTTGACTTCGTCTTCTGCACATACTAAGTGCTAATTAATCACTAAAGCTTTTGCcctgtttctttgttgacaCGTAAATTTAATATAATGTATGTAAGAATACAGCAACTTCACAACTGTTTGCATACATAAATTAGTGGATATCTCTAAGCAAATGCACTGTGCATGTACCTTGAGTGGCTGTGTAATCTCGTCTTTCCCTTATCCGGGGTATTGTGATGTCTTTTGTAGAAAATTGTTTTTTCTGGGAAATGCCCGAGGGCTGTTGTTTGAACAGAATCAATTCTGGGGAAAGTTGGTATTGCATTACAAACCGTCTGCCTATtgatgtctgtgtctgttagtctatctgcatgtgtttgtcatccgtttgttgtctgtctagctaTCAGTCAGTCGgactgtctgtcagtttgtctgtctaccggTTGGTcaatcaatctgtctgtctatccatttgtctaccCATTGATCTATCTGtccagtcagtcagtcagtccgTCTACCTAgtcttgtttgtccatcagtcAATCAgcttgtctacttgtctgtatgtccctctgtctgtcttatctcttcttcagtctgtctgcatgtctgtccatcagtcggtctgtccatctatctgtccatctgtttgtccatcagtcactgccagtcagtctgtctgtcttatctgtccatcagtcagtcagtcagtctgttcgTCCATCAGTCagtgtcagtctgcctgtctgtctactgtctgtctgtctttccatctgtgtctgtctgtctgtctgtccataaggctgtctttctatctgtctatctgataTGTTTGCATTGCCTCTCcacagtcagtcagtcagtcaatctGTCTATATCTGACCATGTgtctttgtatgtctgtctttcaacCTCTTCCAAGCCAAAACTACTAAACTAAGTCCAATAATCAAACcaaaaatgcacacacacacacacacacacacacacacacacacacacacacacacacacacacacacacacacaccaacatccaacacaacaaatacatcCTTCACTTTATTATAACTTTCTAAAATCTCATCCATCGGCATCTCAATAGCACATAGAACGGAATTACTCAAAAACCTAAATCAACTGTCTTCTTCATCTACAAGCACAAGCACCACCATTATGTCTTAACGCTAATAAAACTCTACAAATCAAGAAGAGCCAACATCTCATCACTAagtctgtttatctttaaAATCTCATCTAGTTTTGACTGGTAGTCACTCTCGGAAGCGAGAAATGCTGGTAAGATGACCCTCCCTTTCTTTGCAATCGGCTTGAGCCGTTCGACATCCTCCCATGCCAGTTTGCCAAGATAGAGTGCAGAGAAGTCAATTGAATGACGATGCTTTAGCAGCTGAAGTGAACCTTTTAGATATACTTGGTCTTTAGAGAAACAGCCTAAAGTAAGAAGGTAATGGTAGAGGTTAGTCTTGAAGTTGTTTCTTGATGCAATGATGTAGATATAGTGAATTGACATTTGTGTGGGTAGTGAGTATGCACTACAGTGTGAGATGAAAATACAGGTAATGGAAAAATGGAGGTTGTTTGTCAG
The sequence above is drawn from the Corticium candelabrum chromosome 8, ooCorCand1.1, whole genome shotgun sequence genome and encodes:
- the LOC134183167 gene encoding prothymosin alpha-A-like, translated to MSGDGQQQKGVRVQIKLPAEAAERLRQLAESNDPNLAAMGISGVMLGEGGSIIPISGADGSALFGGNLKNDGDDDDDDDDDDDDDDEEQEEEEGEGKSKDKKEEEKSSADTTAEKESKESEEKRDSPAPKKPKADEAEDTKGDD
- the LOC134183166 gene encoding zinc finger protein hangover-like, whose protein sequence is MDDSLSAIAKAIDKHIDGKANKRLVFDVFRCDRHPNDETTYRVQNAILSALLALDTAEDVLSFKGASSLDSPGDDRLTAMRRRRQREEMMRRQRDREDEENGRDASLFTDRYVEYPSARFSSSTAARAYFGCRHPVSEFLFDRELDCDPPGGGDRPTRKRKLSRRMIEAYEDTHGADSKRNPARCETHPDSSHRRNRFDDEEDDETYQPTSSTRRQSLGEFTCSWCDEQSKSFSTASALFMHIKYKHPKVRLPLYQCKFCPANFNFQFCIERHVQMKHAHVETVGSAYRVTPGTDGGDSKTGAGNGGKSTPNRRASLTKSKEQQDDPDYQEEETGDTKNETETAKIKSSGGKCPKCDKSFHSIKYLEEHMAVMHSLRPPKYKCPVCSKAFTWVSNMRQHLRTMHQGAKRKRGTSSTPEKKASKDGDETPVVPGHDATPDLSDQSDDVTSFDSNQNPAYKASMIDDDDPSYDDKTERGGYACKVCSKVFGTLSGRWRHMHNKHNAPKMRPVTKDEEVYYTTADMDIKKGMMVNGKMKLKKMRKRMERESDKKDKQMISDRFNYRCTLCGEKFPYPISLFNHMKHVHNSTSAGIVGTPKDGSNRAKKNLPSAPDGEMPPPLLPHEVIVGDTISSNHINENEEIEKSGSNSVLLPTVSDQTKDLEVDKTRDEIKKATESDSISGSDQNTNDILTDNPALLDYQEEQYEDEDRADTKDSFDSQMNNENDLDKDDDDDGDDIPADSDHIEEFPSSGSSSTNPLATDETESSDSDDLDPNMPQLMCNDDEMQYDFDSPPMLDDSTTQAMKTISDSGGIDEDMDDDLMNNEKQNKSLNPRRPMGTGDKTCGTCGRSYHWAAGLWRHQKTTGHTGTL